A region from the Janthinobacterium agaricidamnosum genome encodes:
- the xylG gene encoding D-xylose ABC transporter ATP-binding protein, producing the protein MSDYLLEMKGIVKQFGGVRALDGIDLQVRAGECIGLCGENGAGKSTLMKVLSGVYPHGTWDGEILWDGQPLRAQSIRDTEDAGIIIIHQELMLVPQLSVAENIFMGRELTLPGGRMHYAAMYKRADELLRELKIPELNVAQPVMNYGGGHQQLVEIAKALNKNARLLILDEPSSSLTASEIAVLLDILRALKAKGVTCIYISHKLDEVAAICDTIVVIRDGKHIATTPMAQMNVERIIAQMVGREMSQLYPQRAQPAPIGEVLFEARHVSCIDADNPQRKRVDDVSFTLRKGEILGIAGLVGAGRTELVSALFGAYQGPCQAEVWLDGRRIDTSSPQKAIAMGLAMVPEDRKHHGIVPDLDVGQNITLAVLEQFARATRIDGEAELTAVRGEIAQLELKAASPSLPITSLSGGNQQKAVLAKMLLTRPRVLILDEPTRGVDVGAKYEIYKLMLALADRGVAIIMVSSELAEVLGVSDRVLVMGEGRLRGDFINDGLSQETVLAAALDQRPAPAANTANKEPAA; encoded by the coding sequence ATGTCCGACTATCTGCTTGAAATGAAAGGCATCGTCAAACAGTTTGGCGGTGTCCGCGCGCTTGACGGCATCGACCTGCAGGTGCGGGCCGGCGAGTGCATCGGCTTGTGCGGCGAGAATGGCGCCGGCAAGTCGACCCTGATGAAGGTGCTGTCCGGTGTGTACCCGCACGGCACCTGGGATGGCGAGATCCTGTGGGATGGCCAGCCCCTGCGCGCGCAATCGATCCGCGACACGGAAGACGCGGGCATCATCATCATCCACCAGGAACTGATGCTGGTGCCGCAGCTGTCCGTGGCCGAGAATATCTTCATGGGCCGCGAGCTTACCCTGCCCGGCGGGCGCATGCATTACGCGGCCATGTACAAGCGCGCCGACGAGCTGCTGCGCGAACTGAAAATTCCCGAACTGAACGTGGCGCAGCCCGTGATGAATTACGGCGGCGGCCACCAGCAGCTGGTGGAAATCGCCAAGGCGCTCAACAAGAATGCGCGCCTGCTGATACTCGACGAGCCGTCGTCGTCGCTGACGGCCTCGGAAATCGCCGTGCTGCTCGATATCCTGCGCGCGCTGAAGGCCAAAGGCGTCACCTGCATCTACATTTCGCACAAGCTCGATGAAGTGGCGGCCATCTGCGACACCATCGTCGTCATCCGCGACGGCAAGCATATCGCCACCACGCCGATGGCGCAGATGAACGTCGAGCGCATCATCGCGCAGATGGTGGGCCGCGAAATGAGCCAGCTGTATCCGCAGCGTGCGCAGCCGGCACCTATCGGCGAAGTGCTGTTCGAGGCGCGCCACGTGAGCTGCATCGATGCCGACAACCCGCAGCGCAAGCGCGTCGACGATGTGTCGTTCACCCTGCGCAAGGGCGAGATCCTCGGCATCGCCGGCCTGGTGGGGGCGGGGCGCACGGAACTCGTCTCGGCCCTGTTCGGCGCCTACCAGGGGCCGTGCCAGGCCGAAGTGTGGCTCGATGGCCGCCGCATCGACACTTCGTCCCCGCAAAAGGCGATTGCCATGGGCCTGGCCATGGTGCCGGAAGACCGCAAGCATCACGGCATCGTGCCCGATCTCGACGTGGGGCAGAACATCACACTGGCCGTGCTGGAGCAATTCGCGCGTGCCACGCGCATCGATGGCGAGGCGGAATTGACGGCCGTGCGCGGCGAGATCGCGCAGCTGGAACTGAAGGCGGCCAGCCCGTCGCTGCCCATTACGAGCCTGTCGGGCGGCAACCAGCAAAAGGCCGTGCTGGCCAAGATGCTGCTGACGCGCCCGCGCGTGCTGATCCTCGACGAGCCCACGCGCGGCGTGGACGTGGGCGCCAAATATGAAATCTACAAACTGATGCTGGCGCTGGCCGACCGGGGCGTGGCCATCATCATGGTCTCGTCGGAACTGGCTGAAGTGCTGGGCGTGTCCGACCGCGTGCTGGTGATGGGCGAAGGCCGCCTGCGCGGCGACTTTATCAACGATGGCCTGAGCCAGGAAACCGTGCTGGCGGCGGCGCTGGACCAGCGCCCGGCGCCCGCCGCCAACACCGCAAACAAGGAACCCGCAGCATGA
- a CDS encoding sugar ABC transporter permease codes for MKPHSIKQLFTQYKMLALLIAVALIWAFFSWKTEGSFLTPRNLSNLLRQMSVTGILACGMVLVIIAGEIDLSIGSLLGLLGGIAAVLDVTQHWPLALNLMAVLGCGLVIGLLNGYLTAYRGIPSFIVGLGGMLAYRGILLGITGGITIAPVSEPMVYLGQGYLPAVPGIVLGIGLFLLAAFLTWRARASRAQHGLPQTAPWADGLRLAVIGAVLYAFVRTLNGYEGIPLPVLLLLALLGLFSYITSQTVFGRRIYAVGSNMEATRLSGINVKAVKLWIFGIMGLMCALAGLINTGRLAAGSPSAGTFSELDAIAACFIGGTSMRGGSGTVYGALIGALVMASLDNGMSMLDVDTYWQMIVKGSILTLAVWVDVSTRAGRR; via the coding sequence ATGAAACCGCACAGTATCAAACAGCTGTTCACCCAATACAAGATGCTGGCCCTGCTGATCGCCGTGGCGCTGATCTGGGCCTTTTTTTCGTGGAAAACGGAGGGCAGCTTCCTCACGCCGCGCAACCTGTCGAATCTGCTGCGCCAGATGTCCGTCACCGGCATCCTCGCCTGCGGCATGGTGCTGGTGATTATCGCCGGCGAGATCGACCTGTCGATCGGCTCCCTGCTGGGGCTACTCGGCGGCATCGCCGCCGTGCTGGACGTCACGCAGCACTGGCCGCTGGCGCTGAACCTGATGGCGGTGCTGGGCTGCGGCCTGGTGATCGGCCTGCTCAATGGCTACCTGACGGCGTACCGGGGCATCCCGTCCTTCATCGTGGGACTGGGCGGCATGCTCGCGTATCGCGGCATCCTGCTGGGCATCACGGGCGGCATCACGATCGCGCCCGTCTCCGAGCCGATGGTCTACCTGGGACAGGGCTACCTGCCTGCGGTGCCCGGCATCGTGCTGGGCATCGGCCTGTTCCTGCTGGCCGCCTTCCTGACGTGGCGCGCGCGCGCCAGCCGCGCCCAGCATGGCTTGCCGCAGACGGCGCCCTGGGCCGACGGCCTGCGCCTGGCCGTCATCGGCGCCGTGCTGTATGCCTTCGTGCGGACCCTGAACGGCTATGAAGGCATCCCGCTGCCCGTGCTGCTGTTGCTGGCGCTGCTGGGACTGTTCAGCTACATCACCAGCCAGACCGTGTTCGGCCGCCGCATCTACGCCGTGGGCAGCAATATGGAAGCGACGCGCCTGTCCGGCATCAACGTCAAAGCCGTCAAGCTGTGGATCTTCGGCATCATGGGCCTGATGTGCGCGCTCGCTGGCCTGATCAACACGGGCCGCCTGGCGGCCGGTTCGCCGTCCGCCGGCACCTTCAGCGAACTCGACGCCATTGCCGCCTGCTTCATCGGCGGCACCTCGATGCGCGGCGGCTCGGGCACCGTGTACGGCGCCCTGATCGGCGCGCTGGTCATGGCCAGCCTCGATAACGGCATGTCCATGCTGGACGTGGACACCTACTGGCAGATGATCGTGAAAGGCAGTATCCTCACCCTCGCCGTGTGGGTCGATGTCAGCACGCGAGCCGGACGCAGATAG